One stretch of Paenibacillus sp. FSL R5-0341 DNA includes these proteins:
- a CDS encoding CD3324 family protein, translating into MKYINADTIFPEELLKEIQRYIPGGLIYIPRPKDAHKKWGENSGGRRIVRERNDEVRRLFAAGTTIDQLAEQYCLSVDSIKKIVYCKKG; encoded by the coding sequence GTGAAATATATTAATGCGGATACAATCTTCCCGGAAGAATTGCTCAAAGAAATACAGCGTTATATCCCCGGAGGCCTGATCTATATTCCGAGGCCCAAGGATGCCCACAAGAAGTGGGGCGAGAATTCGGGTGGCAGAAGGATTGTCCGGGAGCGGAACGACGAGGTCCGCAGGCTTTTTGCTGCGGGAACAACCATCGATCAGCTTGCGGAGCAATACTGTTTATCCGTCGATAGCATCAAGAAAATTGTGTATTGCAAAAAAGGATGA
- a CDS encoding YafY family protein, whose product MNHRKLAIMRLMDSRQKFTARELAERFDVSVRTIQRDLDALQALGFPLYTEVGVNGGYWVLPNRILPPLQLTQQEAIGLFMMLEYLQQVPDFPYGSMREHLAEQYFSTLPEDVRDLIMRMREHITFAQHPGEHAEPLTTEILSAAVEKREIEFMYHARNGRKKVQVFPYGIYYEQGYWYMPARNKDRVLLYRVDRMQQLVFLESVDESVPSLKAWLAAKEDRASVEVVLQFTEFGARIAASDVLFKSVQGHEWRGLVPLEEFSFTARKLLSYGPEVKVITPSELKQQVRELLERSLSQYDEG is encoded by the coding sequence ATGAATCATCGAAAGCTGGCGATCATGCGCCTGATGGATTCCAGACAGAAGTTCACTGCCCGGGAACTGGCAGAACGGTTCGACGTATCGGTTCGTACGATTCAGCGAGATCTGGATGCATTGCAGGCGCTGGGTTTTCCCTTGTACACAGAAGTTGGCGTGAACGGTGGATACTGGGTATTGCCCAATCGGATTTTGCCACCTCTTCAACTGACACAGCAGGAGGCAATAGGACTGTTTATGATGCTGGAATATCTACAGCAAGTCCCGGATTTTCCATATGGGTCAATGCGTGAGCATCTGGCTGAGCAATACTTCTCTACTTTGCCTGAAGATGTACGGGATCTGATTATGCGAATGAGAGAGCATATCACCTTTGCCCAGCATCCTGGTGAGCATGCCGAGCCTTTAACAACCGAGATATTGAGTGCAGCGGTAGAAAAGAGAGAAATCGAATTTATGTATCATGCCCGCAATGGGCGTAAAAAAGTCCAGGTCTTCCCATATGGTATCTACTATGAGCAGGGATATTGGTACATGCCAGCCCGAAATAAGGACCGCGTATTATTGTATCGGGTGGATCGCATGCAGCAGTTGGTCTTTCTGGAATCCGTGGATGAGTCAGTTCCGAGTCTAAAGGCATGGCTAGCTGCCAAAGAAGACAGAGCAAGCGTAGAAGTGGTGCTGCAATTCACGGAATTTGGAGCAAGGATTGCCGCGTCAGATGTGTTGTTCAAGTCGGTTCAAGGCCATGAGTGGCGCGGACTGGTTCCGCTGGAGGAGTTCTCTTTTACAGCGCGAAAGTTACTCTCCTATGGTCCGGAAGTGAAGGTGATCACGCCATCTGAGTTAAAGCAGCAGGTTAGAGAGTTGCTGGAACGGAGTTTAAGCCAGTATGATGAGGGATAA
- a CDS encoding dihydrofolate reductase family protein: protein MNMSDNKTILYIAMSLDGYIARLDGSVDWLFDVEGDGGDNGYAAFYETIGSVVMGRYTYEEVLTLSEEFPYADRSTYVLSRSEQPPAPHVQFTTETVDTLIPRLKQTSDGDVWIVGGGILVQAVLAKKLLDEIEVAIIPKILGEGIPLFPAGTVPSQFKMIRTQTLGQIISIRYEVQNSGTADTPPNV from the coding sequence ATGAACATGTCTGATAACAAAACAATTTTGTACATTGCTATGAGTTTGGATGGATATATCGCAAGACTAGATGGTTCGGTCGATTGGTTATTTGATGTGGAGGGTGATGGTGGAGACAACGGGTATGCTGCCTTTTATGAAACGATCGGTAGCGTCGTTATGGGACGTTATACGTATGAAGAGGTGCTCACACTGTCTGAAGAATTTCCCTATGCGGATCGCTCAACGTATGTTCTTTCCCGCTCAGAACAGCCGCCCGCTCCGCATGTACAGTTTACAACCGAGACGGTAGATACGCTCATTCCCCGATTAAAGCAGACTTCTGACGGAGACGTATGGATTGTGGGTGGCGGCATATTGGTTCAAGCTGTGTTAGCCAAAAAATTACTGGATGAGATTGAAGTCGCCATCATTCCCAAAATTCTTGGTGAAGGCATCCCCTTATTCCCGGCAGGCACGGTGCCAAGCCAGTTCAAAATGATCCGAACCCAGACGCTCGGACAGATCATTTCAATTCGTTACGAGGTTCAAAACAGCGGCACAGCGGACACACCTCCGAATGTCTAG
- a CDS encoding GNAT family N-acetyltransferase, with the protein MSSYQVVPMVYNSKEQINAIILLEQQCKQLDSVHLKADLDHISKKDGDHALLCYRDGKLVGLLSWYASDTITGNINAIVHPQYRRQGVFSNLLNRAILDMKPQGINQLSYRVPQGLSPGIHTAQSLRAIYDRAEYSMQLVNEALEVAEPSELTLSVAKDEDMEFMVTCSSQAFGDSEEWTRNYFMQTNEPSRVNYIAWQDQTPVGLVRINSINATTSFIHNFCISPDYQGRKIGRTALRILVNLLREQSYTDIRLSVVTENERALNLYRSVGFEVNSEYHYFNGSV; encoded by the coding sequence ATGTCATCTTATCAAGTCGTTCCCATGGTCTATAACTCCAAGGAACAGATTAATGCTATTATTTTGCTCGAGCAACAATGTAAACAGCTGGATTCCGTCCATCTGAAAGCAGACCTTGACCATATCAGCAAAAAAGATGGAGACCATGCGCTCCTCTGTTATCGTGACGGTAAATTGGTAGGACTCCTCAGTTGGTATGCATCTGACACCATAACCGGAAATATTAATGCCATCGTACATCCGCAGTATCGTCGCCAAGGTGTATTCAGCAACCTACTGAACAGGGCCATCCTGGATATGAAACCACAAGGGATCAACCAACTCAGCTATCGCGTTCCTCAGGGCTTATCTCCTGGCATTCATACTGCTCAATCCCTTAGAGCCATTTATGATCGTGCCGAGTATTCGATGCAACTAGTAAATGAAGCGCTTGAGGTTGCAGAACCGTCTGAACTAACGTTATCCGTGGCAAAAGACGAAGATATGGAGTTTATGGTCACTTGCTCATCCCAAGCTTTTGGGGATTCGGAGGAATGGACACGCAATTACTTTATGCAAACCAATGAACCCAGCCGAGTCAACTATATTGCATGGCAGGATCAAACACCTGTCGGGCTGGTACGGATCAACTCCATCAATGCGACAACCTCATTTATTCATAACTTCTGTATTTCACCTGATTATCAGGGACGGAAAATAGGACGCACAGCGCTTCGTATTTTGGTGAATCTCCTAAGAGAACAAAGTTATACAGATATTCGCCTGTCTGTGGTTACCGAGAACGAACGTGCTTTGAATCTGTACCGCAGTGTTGGTTTTGAAGTGAATTCCGAGTATCACTATTTCAACGGTAGTGTATAA
- a CDS encoding amino acid ABC transporter ATP-binding protein, with translation MITVQNLKKQFGANEVLKDISTTIQEKEVVCVIGPSGSGKSTFLRCLNLLEDVTSGKVTIGGVEVTSPKTDIDQLRTNVGMVFQQFNLFPHLTVLENIMLAPKHIKKLSKAENEKKSMELLGKVGLSQKRDAYPEQLSGGQQQRVAIARALAMNPSVMLFDEPTSALDPEMVGEVLQVMKDLAHEGITMIVVTHEMGFAREVADRVIFMDGGYIVEEGTPEELFQNTQHERTKAFLGKVL, from the coding sequence ATGATTACCGTACAGAATCTGAAAAAGCAGTTTGGTGCCAATGAGGTGCTGAAGGATATCTCCACAACGATTCAGGAGAAAGAAGTCGTATGCGTCATCGGACCTTCCGGGTCTGGTAAAAGTACCTTCTTACGCTGCCTTAATCTACTGGAGGATGTGACGTCTGGAAAGGTGACGATCGGTGGTGTCGAGGTCACTTCACCCAAGACGGATATTGATCAGTTGCGAACCAATGTGGGCATGGTGTTCCAACAATTCAACCTTTTTCCCCATCTAACTGTGTTGGAGAATATCATGCTCGCACCGAAGCATATCAAGAAACTGAGTAAGGCCGAGAATGAGAAAAAATCAATGGAGCTGCTTGGCAAGGTCGGGCTATCGCAGAAGAGGGATGCGTATCCCGAGCAGTTGTCAGGTGGACAACAACAGCGTGTAGCCATCGCACGTGCACTCGCCATGAACCCGAGTGTGATGCTGTTCGATGAGCCTACGTCTGCACTCGACCCGGAGATGGTTGGAGAAGTGCTGCAAGTTATGAAAGACCTCGCTCACGAGGGAATTACGATGATTGTCGTTACGCATGAGATGGGCTTCGCCCGTGAGGTGGCGGATCGGGTGATCTTTATGGACGGCGGCTATATTGTGGAGGAAGGCACGCCTGAAGAGCTCTTTCAGAATACACAGCATGAGCGGACCAAGGCGTTTCTGGGTAAGGTTTTATAA
- a CDS encoding amino acid ABC transporter permease, which yields MDSSLQVIIDALPLLLEGTVVTLKLVVISLIIAMVIGLISGLMSTSLNRLLRLVATLYVDIIRGTPLLVQVYFIYFGLPVFLDMRIPAMTAGIIAISLNAGAYISEIFRAGINSISNGQHEAARSLGLTRFQTMRLVVLPQATRRMIPTFVNQFIITIKDTSLLSAIGIAELTQSGEIIISSNFRAFEIWGVVGIFYLIIIVLLSRASRFIERRYAIR from the coding sequence ATGGACTCCTCCTTGCAAGTCATAATAGACGCACTGCCTCTTCTGTTAGAGGGTACAGTAGTTACGTTGAAACTAGTCGTAATCTCGCTCATCATTGCGATGGTGATCGGATTGATCTCAGGTCTGATGAGTACTTCTTTGAATCGATTGTTGCGGCTGGTAGCTACGCTTTACGTGGATATCATCCGTGGCACACCCCTTCTGGTGCAGGTATATTTCATCTACTTCGGACTGCCAGTGTTCCTGGATATGCGGATTCCGGCGATGACCGCAGGTATTATTGCGATTAGTCTGAATGCCGGAGCTTACATCTCGGAGATTTTCCGAGCAGGGATTAATTCGATTAGCAATGGGCAGCATGAGGCGGCGCGCTCCTTGGGCTTAACTCGTTTCCAAACGATGAGGCTGGTCGTGTTACCTCAGGCAACCCGGCGCATGATTCCTACCTTTGTAAACCAGTTCATTATTACGATCAAAGATACATCGCTGCTATCGGCGATAGGTATCGCAGAATTGACACAAAGCGGGGAAATTATTATTTCCTCCAACTTCCGGGCATTCGAAATCTGGGGTGTGGTGGGTATATTCTACCTGATCATCATTGTTCTGTTGTCCCGGGCTTCCCGATTCATTGAAAGGAGGTATGCGATCCGATGA
- a CDS encoding SGNH/GDSL hydrolase family protein, whose protein sequence is MSVQANTGLKIYDLTELPYLKVHGRTTGELSPLTLFWTGSAVELNVQSSELWVEVESEYDIYESWISILINGVSVSRQMLTAGRYWVCIFRGMNAYVVKNVRIVKDVQAMSGDPGCSLQIHAVKLDGAFLPVQEKPYKIEFIGDSITSGEGAIGAKAEEDWVPMWFSAIHNYTFMTAEVLNAEYRVISQSGWGVLTSWDNNPKGNIPDYYEQVCGLLAGERNEALGAGDQHDFGSWQPDVVVVNLGSNDGGAFQSPEWKDPDTGKVYKQRLNEDGTYHEEDLAAFEKAVEQFLSKLRKNNPAAHLVWAYGMLGFPMMPAIYRAVDAYMKGTGDRKVSIIQLPDTTEETVGARTHPGELSHRRTADVLAEYLRGLIG, encoded by the coding sequence ATGAGCGTACAAGCGAATACCGGGTTAAAGATCTATGACTTAACGGAACTGCCTTATCTCAAGGTGCATGGCAGAACAACTGGAGAGTTATCGCCGCTGACGTTATTTTGGACGGGGAGTGCAGTCGAACTCAATGTGCAGAGCTCCGAACTTTGGGTTGAGGTGGAGTCTGAATATGATATATATGAGTCATGGATTAGCATTCTGATCAACGGTGTTTCGGTGAGTAGACAGATGTTAACGGCGGGAAGGTACTGGGTCTGTATATTCCGGGGCATGAACGCGTATGTGGTGAAGAATGTACGGATCGTTAAAGATGTTCAAGCGATGAGTGGCGACCCAGGCTGTTCCTTGCAGATTCATGCGGTGAAGTTAGATGGAGCGTTCCTGCCTGTGCAGGAAAAACCCTACAAGATCGAGTTTATCGGTGACAGTATTACATCTGGTGAAGGTGCCATTGGAGCTAAAGCAGAGGAGGATTGGGTTCCGATGTGGTTTAGCGCCATACATAATTATACGTTTATGACAGCAGAGGTATTGAATGCAGAATACCGGGTCATCTCGCAAAGTGGCTGGGGTGTGCTGACAAGTTGGGATAACAATCCGAAGGGCAACATTCCGGATTATTACGAACAGGTCTGTGGTCTGCTTGCTGGTGAACGTAACGAAGCGCTCGGCGCGGGAGATCAGCATGATTTTGGTTCGTGGCAGCCGGATGTGGTGGTCGTGAACCTGGGCAGCAATGATGGAGGTGCATTCCAGTCACCTGAGTGGAAAGACCCCGACACGGGCAAGGTGTACAAGCAGCGTTTGAACGAAGATGGTACGTATCATGAAGAAGATCTGGCTGCTTTTGAGAAAGCGGTGGAACAGTTCCTGTCCAAACTTCGGAAAAACAATCCGGCGGCACATCTCGTATGGGCTTATGGCATGCTTGGTTTTCCCATGATGCCAGCCATCTACCGTGCGGTTGATGCGTATATGAAGGGGACAGGGGACCGTAAGGTCTCGATCATCCAACTTCCGGATACTACCGAAGAAACGGTAGGGGCGCGCACCCATCCAGGCGAGTTATCTCACCGTAGGACGGCAGATGTGTTAGCGGAATATCTACGAGGATTGATAGGATAA
- a CDS encoding response regulator: MTLSIMIVDDDVVSRSMLHDIIESCGIGELAGMAEGGIEGARMIMDLRPDVVLIDLLMPDQDGIETVAKLRQSGYTGKFIMISQVENKEMVGAAYQNGIEFFIHKPINRVEVEHVLSKVNEQWKYERYVLEIKQSMARLNLMEAPAHAQGRTVRDAARSILMDLGIIGESGSKDIVALMEYAIDQKRAGEWPPLKESYEAVAQTYKSTPKDVEKESKAMEQRIRRTVIAALTNMASIGLNDYSNHKFEHYAPLYFDFQDVRMKMRAMEEDQAGDKGKVNIKKFLHVFYMETIEKMNN, translated from the coding sequence ATGACACTTTCTATCATGATCGTGGATGATGATGTGGTAAGCCGGAGCATGCTGCATGATATCATTGAATCCTGTGGAATCGGCGAGCTTGCAGGCATGGCAGAGGGCGGCATAGAAGGGGCGCGGATGATCATGGATCTTCGTCCCGATGTGGTGCTGATTGATCTGTTGATGCCGGATCAGGACGGAATTGAGACCGTTGCGAAGCTGAGGCAGAGTGGATATACCGGGAAATTCATTATGATCTCTCAGGTGGAGAATAAGGAGATGGTAGGGGCGGCCTACCAGAACGGGATTGAATTCTTTATTCATAAACCGATTAATCGGGTGGAAGTGGAGCATGTGCTCAGCAAAGTGAATGAACAGTGGAAGTATGAACGTTACGTGCTGGAGATCAAGCAGTCGATGGCCCGATTGAATCTGATGGAAGCGCCGGCCCATGCCCAAGGTCGTACGGTGCGAGATGCGGCAAGAAGCATTCTGATGGATCTGGGGATCATCGGGGAAAGTGGCAGCAAGGATATTGTAGCCCTTATGGAGTATGCCATTGATCAGAAGCGAGCCGGGGAGTGGCCGCCGTTGAAGGAGTCGTACGAAGCGGTGGCCCAGACGTACAAGTCTACGCCCAAAGACGTGGAGAAAGAGAGTAAGGCGATGGAACAACGCATTCGCAGAACGGTGATTGCCGCGCTGACGAATATGGCCTCGATTGGACTCAACGATTATAGCAACCACAAGTTTGAGCATTATGCGCCCCTCTACTTTGACTTCCAGGATGTACGGATGAAGATGAGAGCCATGGAAGAAGATCAGGCAGGCGACAAAGGCAAGGTGAATATCAAAAAGTTCCTGCATGTGTTCTACATGGAGACGATTGAAAAAATGAATAATTAA
- a CDS encoding oxidoreductase, whose product MGEVWTKDIIPTVSDKVVIVTGSNGGLGYETALALAEKGAKVILAVRNLDKGEKAANKIKSSVHVAGEVIVMQLDLSDLASIRKFAAAFLEQYDSLSILVNNAGIMNPPFQLTKDGFELQFGSNHLGHFALTGLLLPRLISTPKSRVVTVSSLAAGNGTIDFNNLDGSKGYAPMKFYSQSKLANLMFARELQNKFNSAHIDSMSIAAHPGISHTNLFSFGSGKQTNIFMRSLLKIISQPAHMGALPTLYAAADPTIRGGEYIAPSGMGGTKGYPRSAKIIEKLYDANISNKLWSVSEELTGVYYRFND is encoded by the coding sequence ATGGGCGAAGTTTGGACTAAAGACATCATCCCGACTGTATCCGATAAAGTAGTGATTGTGACAGGTTCGAACGGCGGGTTAGGGTATGAAACGGCATTAGCATTGGCTGAAAAAGGTGCGAAAGTTATCCTTGCAGTTCGTAATCTGGACAAAGGTGAAAAGGCAGCTAATAAAATAAAATCGTCTGTGCATGTAGCTGGAGAGGTAATCGTTATGCAGCTCGACCTTAGCGATTTAGCTAGTATCCGTAAGTTCGCAGCCGCTTTTCTTGAGCAATATGATTCTTTGTCCATTCTCGTTAATAATGCAGGAATTATGAACCCTCCATTCCAGTTGACGAAGGATGGTTTTGAATTGCAGTTTGGTAGTAATCATCTAGGCCATTTTGCGCTTACGGGTCTACTATTGCCTCGATTGATATCTACTCCGAAATCGAGAGTAGTTACTGTAAGCAGTTTGGCAGCTGGTAATGGTACAATTGATTTTAATAATTTGGATGGCTCCAAAGGATATGCTCCCATGAAGTTCTACAGTCAAAGCAAGCTAGCCAATCTGATGTTTGCGAGAGAGCTGCAGAATAAATTTAATTCCGCCCATATTGATTCCATGAGTATCGCCGCTCATCCAGGAATTTCGCATACCAATCTATTTTCTTTCGGTTCGGGAAAACAGACCAATATATTTATGCGTAGTCTTTTGAAAATCATTAGTCAACCAGCACATATGGGAGCATTGCCTACCTTGTATGCTGCAGCAGATCCGACAATCAGGGGAGGGGAATATATTGCTCCCAGTGGTATGGGCGGCACGAAGGGTTATCCCAGGAGCGCTAAGATTATCGAAAAATTATATGACGCTAACATTTCAAACAAGCTATGGAGCGTATCAGAAGAATTAACAGGGGTTTATTACAGATTTAACGATTGA
- a CDS encoding sensor histidine kinase encodes MKRSMRNWVKNENVQMTAIAFATAVGAQFKINPFREDYFRIGLGVSILLFLLMIMPHLSYVKTGILTGIANLLFQSADLINHVQTVSILESMRDNLGAGVYYVVFAYGLSKFRHRFHEMQPLLLGGLITCIDFSSNLVELLLRGMLSGTNIFYMKEWLYLLVVGGLRSYFVIGLYNSFAVRQMRLLHAEQEKRMEQMLNVNSGLYGEVFYLKKAMNTIEGITADSYDLYRDLREQDLNQYSQRTLGIAQQIHEVKKDSQRILAGLLKLYDNEKAVNMSLSEVLNFASKANRKYSEMLHKQVEIDIEQQYDCESPYYIPLLTVMNNLIANAVEAIEHDGTIQIRVYEQEDDVHFVVTDNGKGVPEAKRDVIFEPGYTTKFNEVGIAATGIGLSHVRDIVQSLAGQITVESAPAGAKGTTFGIAIPKMNLIKGADVNDTFYHDRG; translated from the coding sequence GTGAAGAGATCGATGCGCAATTGGGTCAAAAATGAGAATGTGCAGATGACGGCCATTGCCTTTGCCACAGCGGTAGGGGCACAATTCAAGATTAATCCGTTCCGGGAAGACTACTTCCGAATCGGCCTAGGGGTCAGTATCCTTTTATTTCTGTTGATGATCATGCCGCATCTGTCTTATGTGAAGACAGGAATCCTGACAGGCATCGCGAATTTGCTGTTCCAGTCGGCAGATCTCATCAATCATGTACAGACCGTGTCCATCCTGGAAAGCATGCGGGATAACCTGGGGGCAGGCGTGTATTACGTGGTTTTTGCCTATGGGCTTAGCAAGTTCAGGCATCGATTCCATGAGATGCAGCCTCTTCTGCTCGGCGGGTTAATCACATGTATCGATTTCTCCTCTAATCTTGTTGAGCTGCTGCTTCGCGGAATGTTAAGCGGGACCAATATCTTTTATATGAAGGAATGGTTGTATCTGCTTGTGGTGGGCGGTCTGCGAAGTTACTTCGTCATTGGGCTCTACAACAGCTTTGCGGTGAGGCAGATGCGGCTCTTGCATGCAGAGCAGGAGAAGCGGATGGAACAGATGCTGAATGTGAACTCCGGTCTGTATGGCGAGGTGTTTTACCTGAAGAAAGCGATGAATACGATTGAAGGCATTACGGCAGACAGCTATGATCTATATCGTGATCTCCGGGAGCAGGACTTGAACCAATACAGTCAGCGCACGCTGGGCATCGCTCAGCAGATTCATGAAGTAAAGAAGGATTCACAACGTATTCTGGCGGGTCTACTGAAGCTGTATGATAATGAAAAAGCAGTCAACATGAGCTTATCTGAAGTACTGAACTTTGCCAGCAAAGCAAACCGAAAATACAGCGAGATGCTGCATAAGCAGGTCGAGATCGATATTGAGCAACAATATGATTGTGAATCTCCGTATTACATTCCGCTCCTAACGGTAATGAACAACCTGATTGCCAATGCGGTGGAGGCGATTGAGCATGATGGGACGATCCAAATTCGTGTATATGAGCAGGAAGATGACGTACATTTCGTCGTTACAGATAATGGAAAAGGCGTACCCGAAGCCAAACGGGATGTTATTTTTGAACCGGGCTATACAACGAAGTTCAATGAAGTCGGCATTGCCGCGACGGGTATTGGCCTGTCCCATGTACGTGATATCGTTCAGTCGTTGGCGGGACAGATTACGGTGGAATCGGCGCCTGCGGGAGCGAAAGGCACTACATTTGGTATAGCAATTCCCAAAATGAATCTAATAAAGGGGGCCGATGTCAATGACACTTTCTATCATGATCGTGGATGA
- a CDS encoding transporter substrate-binding domain-containing protein, with protein sequence MKKVASIVMASVLALTLSACGAAKSGEESNVPSASGSAVEKYTFGTDATYPPFEFQKDGKYVGIDIDLMNAIAEEEGFEVEIKPMDFKGIIPAITANQLDGAIAGISITDERKKVVDFSEPYYQAGLSLIVHEDNTDILSPEDLKGKIIAIKKGTSGANLADEYAKTYGATVKYFDDSPSMYQEVANKNADATLEDFPVISYKIAIDPNAKLKIVGDRLNGDFYGIAVTKGDAELQKKINDGLKKLQENGKYDEIVGNYLGTTAK encoded by the coding sequence ATGAAAAAGGTAGCATCCATTGTAATGGCGTCCGTTCTTGCTTTAACACTTAGTGCCTGCGGTGCAGCAAAGTCCGGTGAAGAGAGCAATGTACCATCGGCAAGTGGTTCAGCTGTTGAGAAATATACATTTGGTACCGATGCAACGTATCCCCCTTTTGAGTTTCAGAAGGACGGCAAATATGTAGGAATCGATATTGACCTCATGAACGCGATTGCGGAAGAAGAGGGCTTTGAAGTAGAGATCAAACCGATGGACTTCAAAGGCATTATTCCAGCCATCACGGCAAATCAGCTGGACGGAGCCATTGCAGGCATTAGCATTACGGACGAACGCAAAAAAGTCGTGGACTTCTCGGAACCGTATTATCAGGCTGGTCTGTCCTTGATCGTGCATGAAGATAACACGGACATCCTAAGTCCTGAAGATTTAAAAGGAAAAATTATTGCGATTAAAAAAGGAACCTCAGGTGCCAATCTCGCAGATGAATATGCGAAAACCTACGGGGCAACCGTGAAATATTTTGATGACAGCCCATCGATGTATCAGGAAGTTGCGAACAAAAACGCAGATGCTACGCTGGAGGATTTCCCCGTCATCTCCTATAAGATTGCCATTGACCCGAATGCCAAGCTCAAAATCGTTGGAGACCGATTGAACGGTGACTTCTACGGCATTGCTGTTACCAAAGGCGATGCAGAGTTGCAGAAGAAGATCAATGATGGACTGAAGAAATTACAGGAAAACGGTAAGTATGATGAGATTGTCGGCAACTATCTGGGAACAACGGCTAAATAG